The following proteins come from a genomic window of Spea bombifrons isolate aSpeBom1 chromosome 10, aSpeBom1.2.pri, whole genome shotgun sequence:
- the EIF4G2 gene encoding eukaryotic translation initiation factor 4 gamma 2 isoform X1: MQRALGGADSAGCAPVTHSNPASRNRCEYLGKTPGPGVQRWTPSRSTRRDVNSSNNSANTAHTSASEKERHDAIFRKVRGILNKLAPEKFDKLCLELLNVGVDSKLILKGIILLIVDKALEEPKYSSLYAQLCLRLAEDAPNFDGPATEGQPGQKQSTTFRRLLISKLQDEFENRSRNVDVYDKRDSPLLPEEEEQRAIAKIKMLGNIKFIGELGKLDLIHESILHKCIKTLLEKKKRVQLKDMGEDLECLCQIMRTVGPRLDHEKAKSLMDQYFARMCALKTSKDLPARIRFLLQDTVELRENNWAPRKAFNDNGPKTINQIRQDAVKDLGVFIPAPMAQGMRTDFFLEGPFMPPRMKMERDPLGGLADMFRQMPGSGIGTGPGVIQDRFSPTMGRHRSSQLFNGHGGHIIPPVQSQFDIGGKPFMKSQGQSQFNQSQGLLSQQGQSKDMPPRFIKKGQLNADEISLRPAQSFLMNKNQVPKLQPQMTMIPPRTQTPPMGQTPQLGLKTNPPPIQEKPAKIVKKPPPSKEELLKLTEAFVTDYLNNGNAADAINSVKDMRAPKHYIPEMISRIVLQSLDRSDEDKERASTLIGILRQEGVATSDNFMQAFLNVLDQCPKLEADIPLVKSYLAQFAARAIIADLVSISELAQPMENGTHFPLFLLCLQQLAKLKDREWLTEIFQQSKVNMQKMLPEIDQNKDRMLEILEGKGLSFLFPLMKLEKELLKQIQLDPSPQSIYKWIKDNISPKLHVDKGFVNILMTSFLQYISHEVFPSDDPELSASPTKEQLEQEKQLLLSFKPVMQKFLHDHVDLQVSALYALQVHCYSKNFPKGMLLRFFVHFYDMEIIEEEAFLAWKEDITQEFPGKGKALFQVNQWLTWLETAEEEESEEEAD; encoded by the exons ATGCAGCGCGCATTAGGGGGAGCGGACTCCGCGGGTTGTGCGCCTGTAACGCACAGTAACCCAGCCTCGCGGAATCGCTG CGAGTACCTGGGGAAAACCCCGGGGCCTGGCGTTCAAAGATGGACTCCTTCACGAAGCACTAGACGAGATGTTAACTCCTCAAATAACTCTGCAAACACTGCGCACACCTCCGCAAGTGAGAAAGAACGGCACGATGCAATCTTTAGGAAAGTAAGAGG CATCTTAAACAAGCTTGCTCCTGAGAAGTTTGACAAGCTATGCCTTGAGCTCCTCAACGTGGGTGTAGATTCCAAACTCATCCTTAAAGGAATCATACTGCTG ATTGTAGACAAAGCCCTTGAAGAGCCGAAGTACAGCTCTCTCTATGCTCAGCTATGTCTGCGATTAGCAGAAGATGCACCAAACTTTGATGGCCCAGCAACAGAGGGTCAGCCAGGGCAGAAGCAAAGCACA ACGTTTAGACGCCTCCTAATATCAAAACTTCAAGATGAATTTGAGAATAGATCCAGAAATGTTGATG TATACGACAAGCGGGACAGTCCCCTCCTTCCTGAGGAGGAGGAACAGAGAGCTATCGCCAAGATCAAAATGCTGGGAAACATCAAATTTATTGGGGAGCTTGGCAAGCTTGATCTTATTCATGAATCTATCCTTCATAAGTGCATCAAAACA CTTCTGGAAAAGAAGAAGAGAGTCCAACTTAAAGACATGGGAGAGGATTTGGAGTGTCTCTGTCAGATAATGAGGACTGTAGGGCCGAGGTTAGACCATGAAAAAGCCAAG TCCTTAATGGATCAGTACTTTGCCCGAATGTGCGCCTTGAAGACTAGCAAGGATTTGCCAGCAAGGATTCGTTTCCTGCTGCAA gATACTGTGGAGTTGCGAGAAAACAACTGGGCTCCTCGCAAAGCTTTTAATGACAATGGACCAAAGACTATCAATCAAATTCGCCAAGATGCAGTAAAA GATCTGGGAGTCTTTATTCCTGCTCCGATGGCTCAAGGGATGAGAACTGACTTCTTTTTGGAGGGACCGTTCATGCCCCCAAGAATGAAGATGGAAAGAGACCCGCTAGGAGGGCTTGCTGATATGTTCCGTCAAATGCCTG GTAGTGGTATCGGTACTGGTCCAGGGGTCATACAGGACAGGTTTTCCCCCACCATGGGGCGGCATCGTTCCAGTCAGCTCTTCAATGGCCACGGTGGGCACATCATCCCTCCAGTCCAGTCTCAGTTTGACATTGGAGGCAAACCATTCATGAAAAGCCAG GGGCAAAGCCAATTTAACCAGAGCCAAGGGCTTTTATCGCAGCAAGGGCAGTCTAAGGATATGCCACCCCGGTTTATTAAAAAAGGCCAGCTTAACGCAGATGAG ATCAGCCTGAGACCTGCTCAGTCTTTCCTGATGAATAAAAATCAAGTGCCAAAGCTACAGCCTCAGATGACCATGATCCCACCTCGCACTCAAACACCACCCATGGGGCAG ACCCCTCAGCTTGGCCTAAAAACAAATCCACCACCAATTCAAGAGAAGCCTGCGAAAATTGTTAAGAAGCCCCCACCCTCTAAAGAAGAACTACTTAAACTTACT GAAGCGTTTGTGACGGACTACTTGAACAATGGAAACGCAGCTGATGCCATAAACAGTGTGAAAGACATGAGAGCTCCAAAACACTATATACCCGAGATGATCAGCCGGATAGTTCTGCAGTCACTGGACCGGTCAGATGAAGACAAGGAGCGGGCCAGTACCCTGATCGGCATTCTGCGCCAGGAGGGGGTGGCCACTAGTGACAACTTCATGCAG GCTTTCTTGAATGTGCTGGATCAGTGCCCCAAGTTAGAGGCTGATATCCCTCTGGTGAAATCCTACTTGGCACAGTTTGCAGCCCGGGCCATAATCGCTGACCTGGTGAGCATTTCTGAACTGGCTCAGCCCATGGAGAATGGAACCCACTTCCCGCTGTTCCTGCTCTGCCTCCAGCAACTGGCGAAGCTGAAAGATCGCGAGTGGCTGACGGAGATCTTCCAGCAAAGCAAAGTCAACATGCAGAAGATGCTACCAG AGATTGATCAGAACAAAGACCGGATGCTGGAGATTCTGGAAGGGAAAGGTTTAAGTTTCTTGTTCCCACTTATGAAGCTGGAGAAGGAGTTGCTGAAGCAGATTCAATTGGACCCGTCTCCGCAATCCATCTATAAGTGGATTAAGGATAACATCTCTCCTAAACTTCATGTAGATAAAGGATTTGTGAATATTTTGATGACCAG ctttttacaGTATATTTCTCATGAGGTTTTTCCATCCGACGACCCTGAACTTTCAGCCTCCCCAACGAAGGAGCAGCTGGAACAGGAGAAGCAGCTCCTGCTGTCCTTTAAGCCGGTAATGCAGAAGTTCCTTCACGACCACGTCGACCTGCAAGTCAGCGCCCTATATGCACTACAGGTCCATTGCTACAGTAAAAACTTCCCTAAAG GCATGTTACTGCGCTTCTTTGTCCACTTCTACGACATGGAGATCATTGAAGAGGAGGCCTTCTTGGCTTGGAAGGAAGATATAACTCAAGAGTTTCCAGGGAAGGGGAAAGCTTTGTTCCAG GTGAACCAGTGGCTGACCTGGCTGGAGACGGCGGAGGAGGAAGAGTCCGAGGAGGAAGCCGATTAA
- the EIF4G2 gene encoding eukaryotic translation initiation factor 4 gamma 2 isoform X2 encodes MLGNIKFIGELGKLDLIHESILHKCIKTLLEKKKRVQLKDMGEDLECLCQIMRTVGPRLDHEKAKSLMDQYFARMCALKTSKDLPARIRFLLQDTVELRENNWAPRKAFNDNGPKTINQIRQDAVKDLGVFIPAPMAQGMRTDFFLEGPFMPPRMKMERDPLGGLADMFRQMPGSGIGTGPGVIQDRFSPTMGRHRSSQLFNGHGGHIIPPVQSQFDIGGKPFMKSQGQSQFNQSQGLLSQQGQSKDMPPRFIKKGQLNADEISLRPAQSFLMNKNQVPKLQPQMTMIPPRTQTPPMGQTPQLGLKTNPPPIQEKPAKIVKKPPPSKEELLKLTEAFVTDYLNNGNAADAINSVKDMRAPKHYIPEMISRIVLQSLDRSDEDKERASTLIGILRQEGVATSDNFMQAFLNVLDQCPKLEADIPLVKSYLAQFAARAIIADLVSISELAQPMENGTHFPLFLLCLQQLAKLKDREWLTEIFQQSKVNMQKMLPEIDQNKDRMLEILEGKGLSFLFPLMKLEKELLKQIQLDPSPQSIYKWIKDNISPKLHVDKGFVNILMTSFLQYISHEVFPSDDPELSASPTKEQLEQEKQLLLSFKPVMQKFLHDHVDLQVSALYALQVHCYSKNFPKGMLLRFFVHFYDMEIIEEEAFLAWKEDITQEFPGKGKALFQVNQWLTWLETAEEEESEEEAD; translated from the exons ATGCTGGGAAACATCAAATTTATTGGGGAGCTTGGCAAGCTTGATCTTATTCATGAATCTATCCTTCATAAGTGCATCAAAACA CTTCTGGAAAAGAAGAAGAGAGTCCAACTTAAAGACATGGGAGAGGATTTGGAGTGTCTCTGTCAGATAATGAGGACTGTAGGGCCGAGGTTAGACCATGAAAAAGCCAAG TCCTTAATGGATCAGTACTTTGCCCGAATGTGCGCCTTGAAGACTAGCAAGGATTTGCCAGCAAGGATTCGTTTCCTGCTGCAA gATACTGTGGAGTTGCGAGAAAACAACTGGGCTCCTCGCAAAGCTTTTAATGACAATGGACCAAAGACTATCAATCAAATTCGCCAAGATGCAGTAAAA GATCTGGGAGTCTTTATTCCTGCTCCGATGGCTCAAGGGATGAGAACTGACTTCTTTTTGGAGGGACCGTTCATGCCCCCAAGAATGAAGATGGAAAGAGACCCGCTAGGAGGGCTTGCTGATATGTTCCGTCAAATGCCTG GTAGTGGTATCGGTACTGGTCCAGGGGTCATACAGGACAGGTTTTCCCCCACCATGGGGCGGCATCGTTCCAGTCAGCTCTTCAATGGCCACGGTGGGCACATCATCCCTCCAGTCCAGTCTCAGTTTGACATTGGAGGCAAACCATTCATGAAAAGCCAG GGGCAAAGCCAATTTAACCAGAGCCAAGGGCTTTTATCGCAGCAAGGGCAGTCTAAGGATATGCCACCCCGGTTTATTAAAAAAGGCCAGCTTAACGCAGATGAG ATCAGCCTGAGACCTGCTCAGTCTTTCCTGATGAATAAAAATCAAGTGCCAAAGCTACAGCCTCAGATGACCATGATCCCACCTCGCACTCAAACACCACCCATGGGGCAG ACCCCTCAGCTTGGCCTAAAAACAAATCCACCACCAATTCAAGAGAAGCCTGCGAAAATTGTTAAGAAGCCCCCACCCTCTAAAGAAGAACTACTTAAACTTACT GAAGCGTTTGTGACGGACTACTTGAACAATGGAAACGCAGCTGATGCCATAAACAGTGTGAAAGACATGAGAGCTCCAAAACACTATATACCCGAGATGATCAGCCGGATAGTTCTGCAGTCACTGGACCGGTCAGATGAAGACAAGGAGCGGGCCAGTACCCTGATCGGCATTCTGCGCCAGGAGGGGGTGGCCACTAGTGACAACTTCATGCAG GCTTTCTTGAATGTGCTGGATCAGTGCCCCAAGTTAGAGGCTGATATCCCTCTGGTGAAATCCTACTTGGCACAGTTTGCAGCCCGGGCCATAATCGCTGACCTGGTGAGCATTTCTGAACTGGCTCAGCCCATGGAGAATGGAACCCACTTCCCGCTGTTCCTGCTCTGCCTCCAGCAACTGGCGAAGCTGAAAGATCGCGAGTGGCTGACGGAGATCTTCCAGCAAAGCAAAGTCAACATGCAGAAGATGCTACCAG AGATTGATCAGAACAAAGACCGGATGCTGGAGATTCTGGAAGGGAAAGGTTTAAGTTTCTTGTTCCCACTTATGAAGCTGGAGAAGGAGTTGCTGAAGCAGATTCAATTGGACCCGTCTCCGCAATCCATCTATAAGTGGATTAAGGATAACATCTCTCCTAAACTTCATGTAGATAAAGGATTTGTGAATATTTTGATGACCAG ctttttacaGTATATTTCTCATGAGGTTTTTCCATCCGACGACCCTGAACTTTCAGCCTCCCCAACGAAGGAGCAGCTGGAACAGGAGAAGCAGCTCCTGCTGTCCTTTAAGCCGGTAATGCAGAAGTTCCTTCACGACCACGTCGACCTGCAAGTCAGCGCCCTATATGCACTACAGGTCCATTGCTACAGTAAAAACTTCCCTAAAG GCATGTTACTGCGCTTCTTTGTCCACTTCTACGACATGGAGATCATTGAAGAGGAGGCCTTCTTGGCTTGGAAGGAAGATATAACTCAAGAGTTTCCAGGGAAGGGGAAAGCTTTGTTCCAG GTGAACCAGTGGCTGACCTGGCTGGAGACGGCGGAGGAGGAAGAGTCCGAGGAGGAAGCCGATTAA
- the CTR9 gene encoding RNA polymerase-associated protein CTR9 homolog has protein sequence MSRGSIEIPLRDTDEVIELDFDQLPEGDEVISILKQEHTQLHIWIALALEYYKQGKTEDFVKLLEAARIDGNLDYRDHEKDQMTCLDTLAAYYVQQARKEKNKDNKKELITQATLLYTMADKIIMYDQNHLLGRACFCLLEGDKMDQADAQFHFVLNQSPNNIPALLGKACISFNKKDYRGALAYYKKALRTNPGCPAGVRLGMGHCFVKLNKLDKARLAFGRALDLNPTCVGALVGLAVLELNNKEADSIKNGVQLLSKAYTIDPSNPMVLNHLANHFFFKKDYSKVQHLALHAFHNTEVEAMQAESCYQLARSFHVQEDYDQAFQYYYQATQFAAASFVLPFFGLGQMYIYRGDKENAAQCFEKVLKAYPNNYETMKILGSLYAASDDQEKRDIAKSHLKKVTEQYPDDVEAWIELAQILEQTDIQNALSAYGTATRILQEKVQADVPPEILNNVGALHFRLGNLGEAKKYFVASLDRAKAEAEHDEHYYNAISVTTTYNLARLYESLCEFHESEKLYKNILREHPNYVDCYLRLGAMARDKGNFYEASDWFKEALQINQDHPDAWSLIGNLHLAKQEWGPGQKKFERILKQPSTQNDTYSMLALGNVWLQTLHQPTRDREKEKRHQDRALAIYKQVLRNDPKNLYAANGIGAVLAHKGYVREARDVFAQVREATADISDVWLNLAHIYVEQKQYISAVQMYENCLRKFYKHQNTEVLLYLARALFKCGKLQECKQILLKARHVAPNDSVLMFNVALVLQRLATSVLKDEKSNLKEVLNAVKELELAHRYFNYLSKVGDKMRFDLALAATEARQCSDLLSQAQYHVARARKQDEEEKELRAKQEQEKELLRQKLLKEQEEKRLREIEEQKKLLEQRAQFVEKTKNILTFSGEMDTPKEKKRGGGGGRKSKKTGEFDEFVNDNSDEELLPRKKKKKRANSSDHEGGEEREGDKKKRKRKRRPQAGEGSDDDDEQAPQAKKRQPKKKQMAIKQDRTPPSMRGKIKSKAIISSSDDSSDEDKLKIADEGNARNSNSDSDDGPRRPKKKIMSDSDSDNANKSGSEAGSHGRSQQSDDSDDNNWARKRKRSDSGSDAGSVQSRRSRSGGSDNESPAASDRGSDNEGSGRASGNESEREMSNNDRGSDDSD, from the exons ATGTCGCGCGGCAGCATTGAGATCCCTCTCCGGGACACGGACGAG GTCATCGAGCTCGACTTCGATCAGTTACCGGAGGGAGATGAAGTGATCAGCATCCTCAAGCAGGAGCACACGCAGCTGCACATATGGATCGCTTTAGCG TTGGAATACTACAAGCAGGGGAAGACGGAGGATTTCGTGAAGCTGCTGGAAGCGGCTCGCATCGATGGAAACTTAGATTATCGGGACCACGAAAAAGACCAGATGACCTGTCTGGACACGCTGGCCGCCTATTATGTGCAGCAGGCCCGCAAGGAAAAGAACAAGGACAACAAGAAAGAGTTGATCACGCAGGCCACGCTGCTGTACACGATGGCCGATAAAATCATCATGTATGACCAG AACCACTTGCTGGGGAGAGCCTGCTTCTGTCTGCTGGAAGGAGACAAGATGGACCAGGCCGACGCTCAGTTCCATTTTGTGCTCAACCAGTCGCCAAATAACATTCCAGCTCTGCTCG GCAAAGCCTGTATTTCCTTTAACAAGAAGGACTACAGAGGGGCTCTGGCCTACTACAAGAAAGCCCTGCGGACCAACCCAGGCTGTCCGG CGGGGGTCAGGTTAGGTATGGGTCACTGCTTTGTGAAGCTGAACAAGCTGGATAAAGCCCGCCTGGCGTTTGGACGAGCCCTGGACCTGAACCCCACGTGTGTTGGTGCCTTGGTCGGTTTGGCCGTCCTGGAGCTTAACAACAAAGAG GCCGACTCGATTAAAAATGGTGTCCAGTTACTGTCCAAAGCCTACACGATAGACCCAAGCAACCCCATGGTCCTGAACCATTTGGCTAATCACTTCTTCTTCAAGAAG GATTACAGCAAAGTGCAGCACCTCGCCCTCCACGCGTTTCACAATACCGAGGTGGAAGCCATGCAGGCGGAAAGCTGCTACCAGCTGGCCCGCTCCTTCCACGTGCAG GAGGACTATGACCAGGCCTTTCAGTATTACTACCAGGCTACGCAGTTCGCTGCCGCCTCGTTTGTCCTCCCGTTCTTTGGTTTGGGCCAAATGTACATTTACAGAGGTGACAAGGAGAATGCTGCTCAGTGCTTTGAGAAGGTGCTAAAGGCTTATCCCAACAACTACGAGACCATGAAGATCCTGGGATCTCTGTACGCGGCATCGGACGACCAGGAAAAACGGGACATTGCAAAG AGCCACTTGAAGAAGGTGACGGAGCAGTACCCGGATGACGTGGAGGCCTGGATAGAATTGGCCCAGATCCTAGAACAGACGGATATTCAG AATGCCTTGTCCGCCTATGGCACGGCCACCCGCATCCTGCAGGAGAAGGTCCAGGCTGACGTCCCTCCGGAGATCCTTAATAATGTGGGCGCTCTTCATTTTCGGCTGGGAAACTTGGGAGAGGCGAAG AAATACTTTGTGGCGTCTCTGGATCGCGCCAAGGCTGAGGCGGAGCACGACGAGCATTATTACAATGCCATCTCAGTCACCACTACCTATAACCTGGCGCGGCTGTACGAGTCCCTGTGTGAATTCCACGAGTCCGAGAAGCTCTATAAGAATATTCTGAGGGAGCATCCAAATTACGTGGATT gcTATTTACGTCTTGGTGCCATGGCCAGAGACAAAGGAAACTTCTACGAGGCCTCCGACTGGTTTAAAGAAGCTCTTCAGATCAATCAG GATCACCCGGATGCCTGGTCTTTGATTGGGAACCTGCATTTGGCGAAACAGGAATGGGGTCCGGGCCAGAAGAAGTTTGAGCGAATTTTAAAGCAGCCTTCAACTCAGAACGACACGTATTCCATGCTGGCCCTGGGCAACGTGTGGCTGCAGACGCTGCACCAGCCCACACGCGATCGGGAGAAG GAAAAACGTCATCAGGACCGAGCGCTGGCCATTTATAAACAGGTCCTGAGGAACGATCCCAAGAATCTGTACGCAGCAAACGGCATCG GGGCTGTTTTGGCTCATAAGGGGTACGTGAGAGAGGCACGTGACGTGTTTGCCCAGGTCAGAGAAGCCACTGCCGATATCAGCGATGTTTGGCTGAATCTTGCGCACATCTACGTGGAGCAGAAACAATACATCAGCGCCGTTCAGATG TATGAAAACTGTCTACGGAAGTTCTACAAACACCAGAACACCGAGGTTCTCCTGTACCTGGCCCGGGCGCTCTTCAAATGCGGGAAGCTGCAGGAGTGCAAGCAGATTCTGCTCAAG GCACGTCACGTGGCTCCCAATGATTCCGTCCTGATGTTTAATGTGGCTTTAGTCCTTCAGCGACTGGCAACGTCCGTGTTGAAGGATGAGAAGAGTAACCTGAAGGAGGTACTGAATGCGGTGAAGGAGCTGGAGTTGGCTCATAG ATACTTCAATTACTTGAGCAAAGTCGGAGATAAGATGAGATTTGATTTGGCCCTGGCAGCCACGGAAGCCAG GCAATGCTCCGATCTCCTGAGTCAGGCTCAGTACCACGTAGCCCGCGCTCGCAAACAGGACGAGGAGGAGAAGGAGCTCCGCGCCAAGCAGGAGCAAGAGAAAGAACTTCTGCGCCAGAAGCTGCTGAAAGAGCAG GAAGAGAAGCGTCTCAGGGAAATCGAGGAGCAGAAGAAGCTGCTGGAGCAGAGAGCTCAGTTCGTGGAGAAAACCAAAAATATCCTGACGTTTTCCGGGGAGATGGATACCCCCAAAGAGAAGAAGCGCGGAGGGGGCGGCGGACGG AAATCGAAAAAAACTGGTGAATTTGACGAGTTTGTTAATGATAACTCCGACGAGGAACTGCTTcccagaaagaaaaagaaaaagcgagCCAACAGCAGCGATCACGAGggaggagaggaaagagagggagacaagaagaagaggaagcgGAAGCGCAG ACCCCAGGCAGGCGAGGgatctgatgatgatgatgagcaAGCGCCGCAAGCCAAGAAACGCCAgcctaaaaagaaacaaatg GCCATCAAACAGGACCGTACCCCACCGTCCATGCGAGGGAAGATCAAATCTAAAGCCATCATATCCTCCAGCGATGACTCCTCTGATGAAGACAAACTCAAGATTGCAGATGAAGG GAACGCTAGGAACAGCAACAGCGACTCGGATGACGGCCCAAGGAGACCGAAGAAGAAAATCATGTCTGACAGCGATTCCGACAATGCAAACAAATCCGGCAGCGAGGCCGGGAGCCACGGCCGGTCCCAACAGTCTGACGACTCCGATGATAACAACTGGGCGAGGAAGAGAAAGCGGTCCGACTCGGGATCGGATGCCGGCTCCGTGCAGTCCCGGAGAAGCCGTTCCGGGGGGTCGGACAATGAATCCCCCGCTGCTTCCGACAGAGGATCGGATAACGAAGGTTCGGGCAGAGCCTCCGGAAACGAATCCGAACGAGAAATGTCTAATAACGACCGTGGGTCTGACGACAGCGACTAA